In Mesorhizobium sp., one DNA window encodes the following:
- a CDS encoding lipopolysaccharide biosynthesis protein, whose product MRFSAAATADRLFPKGLADRVRPLMGKVDTLLFSSDDRAEAGRVSIIAFAIRIFSAFIAFISQVLLARWMGAFEYGIFVLVWVTMIILGNLSCLGFHTSVIRFIPEYRERGELEELRGVMLASRLFVLAASTAIAAISAGLILLFADRIESYYVVPFLIGIFCLPMIALSDVVQGISRANAWAVSALSPTYIVRPVLIISFMAAALALGYEPSARTALIAAVAATYATTLWQLATVTTRADKGIAKGPRTIDLRGWIIVSLPIFLIEGFAFMLTNADVLMVGIYLSPHDVAIYYAMAKTLALVHFVYFAVKAGVAARYAQFTHGDREKLGGFARETVNWTFWPSLAMGLFVLAIGQPILSLFGPGFEEGYPYLFLLVAGVVARSTVGPAESLLTMSGNQNVCAAVYGLTLALNVGLNVFLIPRMGLWGAAFATSLSMMFEAAALALTTWHRLGIVMFIFAPRLAPEPS is encoded by the coding sequence TTGCGTTTCTCAGCGGCCGCCACCGCCGATCGCCTGTTTCCGAAAGGCCTGGCCGATCGCGTCCGTCCCCTGATGGGGAAGGTGGACACGCTGCTTTTTTCCAGCGACGACAGGGCCGAGGCCGGCCGCGTCTCGATCATCGCCTTCGCCATCCGCATCTTCAGCGCCTTCATCGCCTTCATCAGTCAGGTGCTGCTCGCGCGTTGGATGGGCGCCTTCGAATACGGCATCTTCGTGCTGGTCTGGGTGACGATGATCATCCTCGGCAACCTCTCCTGCCTCGGCTTCCACACCTCGGTCATTCGCTTCATCCCCGAATACCGGGAACGCGGCGAGCTGGAGGAACTGCGCGGCGTCATGCTGGCGAGCAGGCTCTTCGTTCTCGCCGCCTCGACGGCGATCGCCGCGATCAGCGCCGGACTGATCCTGCTCTTCGCCGACCGCATCGAGAGCTACTATGTCGTCCCGTTCCTCATCGGCATCTTCTGTCTGCCGATGATCGCGCTGTCGGATGTCGTTCAGGGCATCTCGCGGGCCAACGCGTGGGCGGTCTCGGCACTCTCTCCAACCTATATCGTCCGTCCGGTGCTGATCATCTCCTTCATGGCGGCCGCGCTCGCGCTGGGATACGAGCCGTCTGCCAGGACCGCCCTGATCGCGGCGGTCGCGGCCACCTACGCGACGACGCTGTGGCAGCTGGCCACGGTGACGACGCGGGCGGACAAGGGCATCGCCAAAGGCCCGCGCACCATCGATCTGCGCGGCTGGATCATCGTGTCGCTACCGATCTTCCTGATCGAGGGTTTCGCCTTCATGCTCACCAATGCCGACGTGCTGATGGTCGGCATCTACCTCTCGCCGCACGATGTGGCGATCTACTACGCGATGGCTAAGACGCTGGCGCTGGTGCATTTCGTCTATTTCGCGGTCAAGGCGGGGGTGGCGGCACGCTATGCGCAGTTCACCCATGGCGACCGGGAGAAACTGGGCGGCTTCGCCCGCGAGACCGTGAACTGGACGTTCTGGCCCTCGCTCGCCATGGGCCTGTTCGTGCTGGCGATCGGCCAGCCGATCCTCTCCCTCTTCGGCCCGGGCTTCGAGGAAGGCTACCCCTACCTGTTCCTCCTGGTCGCCGGCGTCGTCGCCCGCTCGACCGTCGGGCCGGCCGAAAGCCTCCTGACGATGAGTGGCAACCAGAACGTCTGCGCCGCCGTCTACGGACTGACGCTGGCTCTCAATGTCGGCCTCAACGTCTTCCTGATCCCGCGAATGGGCCTGTGGGGCGCGGCCTTCGCCACCTCGCTGTCGATGATGTTCGAGGCGGCGGCGCTTGCCTTGACCACCTGGCACCGCCTTGGGATCGTCATG
- a CDS encoding type II toxin-antitoxin system Phd/YefM family antitoxin: METVNIHEAKTHLSRLVEKAAKGEAFIIAKAGRPMVKVVPLDEAPKQRPKRIGFMAGQIEVPDDFNTMGREEIERMFYGE; encoded by the coding sequence ATGGAAACGGTCAATATCCACGAAGCCAAGACGCATCTTTCGCGCCTCGTCGAGAAGGCTGCAAAGGGAGAGGCATTCATCATCGCAAAGGCGGGCAGGCCGATGGTCAAGGTCGTGCCGTTGGATGAGGCTCCGAAACAGCGTCCGAAAAGGATCGGATTCATGGCGGGACAGATCGAGGTTCCCGACGACTTCAACACGATGGGGCGCGAAGAAATCGAGCGAATGTTCTACGGCGAATGA